A part of Silurus meridionalis isolate SWU-2019-XX chromosome 18, ASM1480568v1, whole genome shotgun sequence genomic DNA contains:
- the lyrm5a gene encoding LYR motif-containing protein 5A isoform X1: MKIIRLSISVLNKEEKMSNPLRGEVIRLYKNLLFIGRDYPKGAVYFRERLKSAFMKNKDVTDPEKIRKLIDRGEFVIKELEALYFLRKYRAMKKRYYEPEH, translated from the exons ATGAAAATTATAAGGCT GTCAATTAGTGTCTTGAATAAGGAGGAGAAGATGAGCAATCCACTTAGGGGAGAAGTTATCAGATTATACAAGAAT CTTCTCTTTATTGGAAGGGACTATCCAAAAGGTGCGGTTTACTTCAGGGAGCGCCTGAAATCAGCTTTTATGAAGAACAAAGATGTCACAGATCCTGAGAAGATCCGAAAGCTTATTGATCGAGGGGAATTTGTGATCAAGGAACTCGAGGCCCTTTATTTCCTCAGAAAATACAGAGCCATGAAGAAACGCTATTACGAACCAGAACACTGA
- the lyrm5a gene encoding LYR motif-containing protein 5A isoform X2, translating to MSNPLRGEVIRLYKNLLFIGRDYPKGAVYFRERLKSAFMKNKDVTDPEKIRKLIDRGEFVIKELEALYFLRKYRAMKKRYYEPEH from the exons ATGAGCAATCCACTTAGGGGAGAAGTTATCAGATTATACAAGAAT CTTCTCTTTATTGGAAGGGACTATCCAAAAGGTGCGGTTTACTTCAGGGAGCGCCTGAAATCAGCTTTTATGAAGAACAAAGATGTCACAGATCCTGAGAAGATCCGAAAGCTTATTGATCGAGGGGAATTTGTGATCAAGGAACTCGAGGCCCTTTATTTCCTCAGAAAATACAGAGCCATGAAGAAACGCTATTACGAACCAGAACACTGA